In a single window of the Synechococcus sp. WH 8016 genome:
- a CDS encoding amidohydrolase, whose amino-acid sequence MTTTTNPLLKARLEAILPALIELRRHLHSHPELSGEEHQTAALISGELRQCGWRVREGVGRTGVLAELGPQSGPQLGLRVDMDALPVEERTGLPYASLQQGVMHACGHDIHSCIGLGVARLLAQESSLPVGMRLLFQPAEELAQGARWMRADGATAGLSALFGVHVFPTLPVGTIGVRSGSLTAAAGELEIEVIGEGGHGARPHQSLDAIWIAARVVTGLQEAISRRLDALNPVVVSFGKIEGGKAFNVIADRVTLLGTVRCLCADLHERLPAWIEETVQGICGSFGATARVRYRCIAPPVRNDPALTALLERSAVEQLGAEHVQRLEQPSLGAEDFAELLQDVPGSMFRLGVAGPDGCAPLHNGHFNPEERALGVGVQVLTAAMLAWTPTP is encoded by the coding sequence ATGACCACCACCACCAATCCTCTCCTTAAAGCCCGGCTTGAGGCGATCTTGCCCGCGTTGATCGAGTTGCGACGCCATCTGCATTCCCATCCGGAATTGAGTGGGGAAGAGCATCAGACCGCGGCCCTGATTTCAGGGGAGTTGCGTCAGTGCGGCTGGCGTGTGCGAGAAGGGGTGGGGCGCACCGGTGTGCTGGCGGAGCTTGGTCCGCAGAGCGGTCCGCAGCTGGGCTTGCGCGTGGACATGGACGCTTTGCCGGTGGAGGAGCGCACGGGTTTGCCCTATGCCTCCTTGCAGCAGGGAGTCATGCACGCCTGCGGTCATGACATCCACAGCTGTATTGGTCTGGGGGTTGCGCGTTTGTTGGCGCAGGAGTCGTCCTTGCCCGTGGGGATGCGCCTGTTGTTTCAGCCTGCTGAGGAGCTTGCCCAAGGTGCTCGCTGGATGCGTGCTGATGGTGCCACCGCTGGGCTCAGTGCCCTGTTCGGCGTGCATGTGTTTCCCACCTTGCCGGTGGGCACGATCGGGGTGCGCAGCGGCAGCTTGACAGCGGCTGCGGGAGAACTGGAAATTGAGGTGATCGGTGAAGGCGGTCATGGAGCGAGGCCCCATCAATCCCTCGATGCGATTTGGATTGCAGCCCGGGTGGTGACGGGATTGCAGGAGGCGATCAGTCGTCGCTTGGATGCCCTCAATCCAGTGGTGGTCAGTTTTGGGAAAATCGAGGGGGGCAAAGCCTTCAACGTGATCGCCGATCGGGTCACCCTCCTCGGCACGGTTCGCTGCCTGTGTGCGGATCTCCATGAACGCTTACCGGCCTGGATTGAGGAGACGGTGCAAGGCATTTGCGGGAGCTTTGGCGCCACTGCTCGGGTTCGCTACCGCTGCATTGCACCCCCTGTACGCAACGACCCCGCCCTCACCGCCTTGCTAGAGCGCAGTGCCGTTGAACAACTGGGGGCAGAGCACGTGCAACGCCTGGAACAGCCTTCCCTTGGTGCCGAGGATTTTGCAGAACTGTTGCAGGACGTTCCTGGCAGCATGTTTCGCCTGGGGGTGGCGGGTCCTGATGGATGTGCACCGCTCCATAACGGTCATTTCAACCCTGAAGAGCGGGCCCTCGGCGTGGGGGTGCAGGTGTTGACCGCTGCGATGTTGGCTTGGACTCCCACACCATGA
- a CDS encoding tetratricopeptide repeat protein, with protein sequence MSIDLKRCLSLLLVAFGVVLFLGADPVLAESLPKDQHRELFEQALRFSRQGDPQQALEGWDRVLELAPEDAAAWSNRGNVRLVLGDTEGAIADQTKAIALAPEESDPHLNRGTAEEALQHWTDAEQDYNWILKRDPQDASALYNLGNVRGSEGDWESAETLYGRAAEARPGFAMARSSRALALYQLEAFDEAEREMRNLIRRYPMFADARAGLSALLWIRGSKGEAESNWAAASGLDPSYREADWLLEVRRWPPRPVADLQRFLALESP encoded by the coding sequence ATGAGCATCGATCTCAAGCGTTGTTTGTCGTTGTTGTTGGTTGCCTTCGGGGTTGTGCTGTTCCTGGGGGCCGATCCGGTTCTGGCTGAATCGCTTCCGAAGGACCAGCACCGGGAATTGTTTGAACAGGCCCTGCGCTTCAGCCGTCAGGGCGATCCGCAACAGGCCCTTGAGGGATGGGATCGGGTGCTGGAGCTGGCTCCAGAGGATGCGGCTGCCTGGAGCAACCGCGGCAATGTTCGTCTTGTTTTAGGTGACACCGAGGGGGCGATCGCCGATCAAACCAAGGCCATTGCGCTCGCTCCAGAAGAATCCGACCCCCATCTCAATCGAGGCACGGCTGAGGAGGCCTTGCAGCACTGGACGGACGCCGAGCAGGATTACAACTGGATCTTGAAGCGGGATCCACAAGATGCTTCGGCGCTCTACAACCTCGGCAATGTGCGCGGCTCCGAAGGCGATTGGGAATCGGCTGAAACTCTGTATGGGCGCGCCGCTGAGGCCCGTCCCGGTTTTGCCATGGCGCGCTCCAGCAGGGCGTTGGCCCTCTATCAACTTGAGGCCTTTGACGAGGCTGAGCGGGAGATGCGCAACTTGATCCGTCGTTATCCAATGTTTGCGGATGCGCGGGCTGGCTTGAGTGCTCTGCTTTGGATCCGGGGCTCTAAGGGGGAGGCTGAAAGCAACTGGGCGGCGGCTTCAGGCTTGGATCCGAGTTATCGCGAGGCCGATTGGTTGCTAGAGGTGCGTCGTTGGCCTCCACGACCTGTTGCTGATTTACAGCGTTTTCTGGCTTTGGAAAGTCCATGA
- the ruvB gene encoding Holliday junction branch migration DNA helicase RuvB, which produces MAIVSSNAGSSKGAPRPKPSRVVDAARQQDDSAELSATKEDGLRPRRLDDYIGQRELKQVLGIAIQAAMGRAEALDHVLLYGPPGLGKTTMAMVLAEELGVTCRITSAPALERPRDIVGLLVNLQPREVLFIDEIHRLTRVAEELLYPAMEDRRLDLTVGKGSTARTRALELPPFTLVGATTRAGALSSPLRDRFGLIQRLEFYGQEDLQAIVMRAAGLLSLQLSAEACAEIARRCRGTPRIANRLLRRVRDVACVREVSGCIDVQLVDEALTLHRVDGRGLDASDRRLLELLLQSHGGGPVGLDTLAAALGEDPTTLEAVVEPYLLQLGFLQRTPRGRVVTAAGRGHLGWPADEGDAA; this is translated from the coding sequence ATGGCGATTGTTTCTTCTAACGCTGGATCCTCCAAGGGAGCTCCCCGACCGAAGCCGTCGCGGGTGGTGGATGCAGCGCGTCAACAGGATGATTCGGCCGAGCTGAGCGCCACGAAAGAAGACGGTCTCCGGCCGCGTCGGCTGGACGATTACATCGGCCAGCGCGAACTCAAGCAAGTGCTGGGAATTGCCATTCAGGCAGCGATGGGCCGGGCGGAGGCCCTCGATCACGTGTTGCTGTATGGCCCTCCCGGCTTGGGCAAAACCACCATGGCGATGGTGTTGGCGGAAGAATTGGGGGTCACCTGCCGGATCACCAGCGCTCCGGCCTTGGAGCGCCCCCGCGACATTGTTGGCCTGCTCGTGAACCTGCAGCCAAGGGAGGTGTTGTTCATCGACGAAATTCATCGGCTCACCCGCGTTGCCGAGGAGCTTCTCTATCCAGCGATGGAAGACCGACGCCTGGATCTCACCGTTGGCAAAGGCAGTACGGCGCGAACGCGAGCCCTGGAGTTGCCGCCCTTCACGCTGGTGGGTGCCACCACCCGGGCCGGCGCGCTGAGCTCGCCCCTGCGTGATCGCTTTGGATTGATTCAGCGCCTGGAGTTCTACGGACAAGAGGATCTGCAAGCGATTGTGATGCGAGCGGCTGGTCTGTTGTCTTTGCAGCTTTCTGCTGAGGCTTGTGCCGAGATTGCCCGACGTTGTCGGGGCACACCCCGGATTGCCAATCGTCTGTTGCGCCGCGTGCGGGATGTGGCCTGTGTGCGGGAGGTGTCTGGTTGCATCGATGTGCAATTAGTGGATGAAGCACTCACCCTGCATCGTGTGGATGGCCGGGGCCTGGATGCCAGTGATCGTCGCCTTTTGGAGCTGTTGCTCCAGTCCCATGGAGGCGGACCCGTCGGTCTCGACACCTTGGCCGCGGCGCTCGGCGAGGATCCCACCACCCTGGAGGCCGTGGTGGAGCCCTATTTGCTCCAGCTCGGATTTCTTCAGCGCACCCCCCGTGGGCGTGTGGTCACCGCCGCGGGCCGAGGCCATCTGGGCTGGCCGGCGGACGAGGGAGATGCGGCATGA
- the smpB gene encoding SsrA-binding protein SmpB, with amino-acid sequence MGKGGGKKSAAARAAANRLLADNRLARHQYEILETLETGIELLGTEVKSVRAGQANLRDGFCLIRRGELHLHNVHISPHTHASRYFNHDPLRVRRLLAHRREIDKLRGQLEQKGLALIPLNLRLQGSWIKVTIGLGKGRKLHDKRAAAKDKQVKKETREAIARY; translated from the coding sequence ATGGGCAAGGGAGGCGGCAAAAAGAGTGCAGCGGCAAGAGCAGCGGCCAATCGCCTGCTGGCCGACAATCGGCTGGCCAGACACCAGTACGAAATCCTCGAAACCCTAGAAACGGGAATCGAACTTCTGGGGACCGAAGTGAAGTCGGTGCGCGCTGGACAGGCCAATCTGCGCGATGGCTTCTGCCTGATTAGACGCGGCGAACTGCACCTCCACAACGTTCATATCTCCCCGCACACCCACGCCAGCCGCTATTTCAATCACGACCCACTGAGGGTGAGACGCCTGCTCGCCCATCGCCGCGAAATCGACAAATTGCGGGGTCAGCTCGAACAAAAAGGACTCGCCCTGATCCCACTTAACCTCCGCCTGCAGGGATCCTGGATCAAGGTGACCATCGGCTTGGGGAAGGGGCGCAAGCTGCATGACAAACGGGCCGCTGCCAAAGACAAGCAGGTCAAGAAAGAAACACGGGAGGCCATCGCCCGCTACTGA
- a CDS encoding serine/threonine protein kinase: MIGTLLAERYRLDQCLTSDTSAPQGQLWRGTDVLALDAPVALRQLQDPDAQDRFRQLWPAMQSVLHPLIPRFGGLLEELDSLWLVREWQEGSSFGQIQQQRCERQLVFGGGEVLLLLRQLLPVLGVLHGKGLVHGDINPSNLLRRDQDGLPVLLDFGLLQKLGTAPLLGATASYAPRAQGRGELAAPWMDVHALGVTALTLLSGRAPEALLPADASEWPCPPDLELHEGFRDVLERMLSELPGRRFEQAAEVLQALKAVPMPESTGPMPSSDRTVVLAPVLLPSPERPAMEPQAVGPSSPEPRRRQRADERQMAAEGRLWPVVIALLMSAVVGTAIGWFLLSRGNAPSGVPSTERDVVGRSPTASLPPAEVDQRQQLLSRLRALQVDRSWFLELVDVSLLARFPERSGRLPSDSLEDAPLRQVWNALANEWLARVEQLPPGLRRRLGKLDQKDWQTQRQALVAQGVNDRVVEQLVSVAANTLLPGVATGTKPPEPFRQLWYAAALRSLEEVKIEKVKAGAEMATVLSSRVPADSARLISIQVPANRRLVLGINGTPLMQMTVYAADGSVAAERGPLRVVTLEADVGTPVQVLVTNEGVASGLLTLSCRADLPTPTPAPKAVSKPLPRVDLNPIADPATGAQGPVEALPEPPGPKPAGVKEKVSQEPSAQEQAVQEPSAEPEGLRGQ; the protein is encoded by the coding sequence GTGATCGGCACGCTGCTGGCTGAGCGCTACCGCTTGGATCAATGTCTGACGTCAGACACGTCCGCACCCCAGGGGCAGCTTTGGCGTGGAACGGATGTGTTGGCCTTAGATGCGCCCGTAGCACTGCGGCAGCTGCAGGATCCTGATGCGCAAGACCGCTTTCGCCAGCTTTGGCCGGCCATGCAATCGGTTCTTCACCCGCTGATCCCACGCTTCGGAGGACTGCTGGAGGAATTGGATTCGCTCTGGCTGGTGAGGGAGTGGCAGGAAGGATCCAGCTTTGGCCAAATCCAGCAGCAGCGTTGTGAGCGTCAGCTGGTGTTTGGTGGCGGTGAAGTGCTGTTGCTGTTGCGTCAGCTTCTTCCAGTGTTAGGCGTTCTCCATGGCAAGGGACTGGTCCATGGAGACATCAATCCCAGCAACCTTCTTCGCCGGGATCAGGATGGGCTGCCGGTTTTGCTGGATTTTGGCCTGCTTCAAAAACTCGGCACCGCCCCGCTCCTAGGAGCCACGGCTAGTTATGCCCCGAGGGCACAAGGCCGTGGCGAGCTGGCCGCTCCCTGGATGGATGTTCATGCTCTTGGCGTGACCGCACTGACGTTGCTAAGTGGACGGGCCCCGGAGGCCTTGCTGCCCGCTGATGCCAGTGAATGGCCATGCCCCCCAGATCTCGAACTCCATGAGGGCTTCCGCGACGTGTTGGAACGGATGCTGAGCGAGCTGCCAGGTCGCCGTTTTGAGCAGGCCGCGGAGGTCTTGCAGGCCTTGAAAGCGGTTCCCATGCCGGAATCGACGGGCCCCATGCCGAGTTCGGATCGAACGGTTGTGCTGGCGCCTGTGCTGCTGCCCTCTCCTGAACGTCCTGCCATGGAGCCGCAGGCTGTTGGCCCCTCGTCTCCTGAGCCTCGCCGGCGTCAGCGCGCCGATGAGCGCCAAATGGCGGCGGAAGGACGGCTATGGCCCGTGGTGATCGCCCTGTTGATGTCAGCGGTGGTGGGTACGGCCATCGGTTGGTTCCTCCTCAGCCGGGGCAACGCCCCGTCTGGCGTCCCCTCCACCGAGCGTGATGTGGTGGGCCGCTCGCCGACGGCCAGCCTGCCGCCGGCAGAAGTGGATCAGCGTCAACAACTGCTGAGTCGATTGAGAGCGTTGCAAGTCGACCGCAGCTGGTTCTTGGAGCTCGTGGATGTCAGCCTGTTGGCCCGTTTCCCGGAGCGGAGCGGTCGCTTGCCCAGTGATTCCCTCGAGGATGCTCCCCTGCGCCAGGTTTGGAATGCGTTGGCCAACGAGTGGCTGGCAAGGGTGGAACAGCTGCCTCCAGGGCTGCGGCGACGCCTGGGGAAACTCGATCAGAAGGATTGGCAGACCCAACGTCAGGCCCTTGTGGCGCAAGGGGTGAATGACAGGGTGGTGGAGCAGCTGGTCTCCGTGGCGGCCAACACCCTGTTGCCGGGTGTAGCCACGGGTACCAAGCCACCAGAACCCTTCCGGCAGCTTTGGTACGCCGCTGCCTTGCGCAGTCTGGAGGAGGTCAAGATTGAAAAGGTGAAGGCAGGGGCCGAGATGGCCACCGTGCTTTCCAGTCGGGTCCCAGCCGATAGCGCGCGCCTGATTTCCATTCAGGTGCCGGCCAATCGTCGGCTTGTGCTCGGCATTAACGGAACACCGTTGATGCAGATGACCGTCTATGCCGCTGACGGCTCTGTCGCGGCAGAAAGGGGCCCTTTGCGAGTGGTCACGCTGGAGGCTGATGTGGGCACGCCTGTGCAGGTGCTCGTGACGAATGAAGGTGTCGCATCCGGCCTGTTGACCTTGTCCTGTCGCGCTGATCTTCCGACTCCGACCCCTGCACCGAAAGCCGTGTCGAAACCGCTGCCAAGGGTGGATCTCAATCCGATTGCCGATCCGGCGACTGGAGCGCAGGGACCGGTGGAGGCTCTGCCAGAACCTCCTGGGCCGAAGCCAGCTGGCGTGAAGGAGAAGGTTTCCCAAGAGCCATCTGCCCAAGAGCAAGCGGTCCAAGAGCCCTCCGCTGAGCCAGAAGGGCTGAGGGGTCAGTAG
- the egtB gene encoding ergothioneine biosynthesis protein EgtB — MDSGTLIRRLMDVRRTSEVLIEPLEAEDLCLQGMADASPPKWHLAHTTWFFETFVLIPHCPGYEGADPRWNYLFNSYYEAVGPRQPRPQRGLLSRPPMKEVIAWRHKVDQALKDLLQSNGDSPSPWLQLVELGLQHEQQHQELMLMDLLDAFSRQPLEPAYRTDWPEAEESSPKGTTNDGTAPGWLPCAGGLVEIGQDIEQNSTHNAHPFHFDNEEPRHRVWLEPYALADRLVSNGEYKAFIADGGYERPELWMSEGWAIRSERQWQAPRYWRQEWNEQKGAPQQRDPSAWAWEFTLAGLCPLEAHRPVRHLSWFEADAYARWAGSRLPTEAEWEMGAKEQGLQLKQSHAELWQWTASPYRPYPGFQPAQGAVGEYNGKFMTSQFVLRGSSQLTPDGHSRNTYRNFFAPSSRWMAAGLRLAR, encoded by the coding sequence ATGGACTCCGGCACGCTGATCCGCCGGCTGATGGACGTGCGCCGCACCAGCGAAGTGTTGATTGAGCCGCTTGAAGCCGAAGATCTCTGCCTCCAGGGCATGGCCGATGCGAGCCCCCCTAAATGGCATCTCGCCCACACCACCTGGTTTTTCGAAACCTTTGTTCTGATCCCCCACTGCCCTGGCTACGAGGGAGCCGATCCCCGCTGGAACTATTTATTCAATTCCTATTACGAAGCGGTTGGCCCTCGGCAACCCAGACCTCAGAGGGGTTTACTCAGCCGGCCGCCGATGAAAGAGGTGATCGCTTGGCGCCACAAAGTGGACCAGGCCCTGAAGGACCTGCTTCAAAGCAACGGCGACTCCCCTTCCCCCTGGCTGCAACTCGTCGAACTGGGCCTTCAACACGAGCAACAGCACCAGGAATTGATGTTGATGGATCTTCTCGATGCCTTCAGCCGTCAGCCCTTGGAACCGGCCTACCGAACGGATTGGCCGGAGGCCGAAGAGTCTTCTCCTAAGGGAACAACAAACGACGGGACAGCTCCCGGTTGGCTGCCCTGTGCGGGGGGCCTGGTGGAGATCGGCCAAGACATCGAGCAAAACAGCACCCACAACGCCCACCCCTTTCATTTCGACAATGAGGAACCCCGGCATCGCGTTTGGCTCGAGCCCTATGCCCTAGCGGATCGCTTGGTGAGCAACGGCGAATACAAGGCCTTTATCGCGGACGGCGGCTATGAACGCCCCGAACTCTGGATGAGTGAAGGCTGGGCCATCCGCTCAGAGCGGCAATGGCAAGCACCGCGCTATTGGCGCCAAGAGTGGAATGAACAGAAGGGTGCTCCACAACAGCGAGACCCCTCAGCCTGGGCCTGGGAATTCACCCTGGCAGGCCTCTGCCCATTGGAGGCCCATCGCCCGGTACGCCATCTCAGCTGGTTTGAAGCCGATGCCTATGCACGCTGGGCTGGATCTCGCCTACCAACGGAGGCCGAATGGGAGATGGGCGCCAAGGAGCAGGGGCTTCAGCTCAAGCAAAGCCATGCTGAGCTTTGGCAATGGACAGCGAGTCCCTACAGGCCTTATCCCGGATTTCAGCCGGCCCAAGGAGCTGTTGGCGAGTACAACGGCAAGTTCATGACCTCCCAATTCGTATTGCGGGGCAGCAGTCAGCTCACCCCGGATGGCCACTCCCGCAACACCTACCGCAACTTTTTTG